One segment of Falco biarmicus isolate bFalBia1 chromosome 12, bFalBia1.pri, whole genome shotgun sequence DNA contains the following:
- the SUPT7L gene encoding STAGA complex 65 subunit gamma isoform X2 — protein MGNEPQDLLPSEKKSLRGEELRGKGEPVTELSWSSCRQLLYQSMATILAHTGFECANESVLETLTDIAHEYCLKFTKLLRFAVDREARLGHTPFPDVMEQVFHEVGIGSVLSLQKFWQHRIKDYHSYMLQVSKQLSEEYEKIVNPEKAAEDTKPVKIKEEPVSDITFPISEELEGDLASGDQSLPVGVLGAQSERFSANLEVEASPQTSGAEVNASPLWNLAQVKMEPQENEEANVHGHGVLGSDVFEEPMSGMSEAGMPQSPNGSESSYGSHSADSLMGSSPVFNQRCKKKMKKM, from the exons aGGAAAAGGGGAGCCAGTGACTGAGCTGAGTTGGTCCTCCTGCCGGCAGCTTCTCTACCAGTCAATGGCCACTATCCTGGCTCACACAGGCTTTGAGTGTGCCAACGAGAGTGTTCTGGAGACCCTGACAGACATTGCCCACGAGTACTGCTTGAAGTTCACCAAACTGCTGCGCTTTGCTGTGGATCGAGAAGCTCGACTTGGGCACACCCCTTTCCCTGATGTCATGGAGCAGGTCTTCCATGAAGTGGGCATTGGCAGTGTGCTCTCGCTGCAGAAGTTCTGGCAGCACCGCATTAAGGATTATCACAGCTACATGCTTCAG GTTAGCAAGCAGCTCTCTGAAGAATATGAGAAGATTGTCAACcctgaaaaggcagcagaagacACAAAGCCTGTGAAGATTAAGGAGGAACCTGTTAGTGATATCACTTTCCCCATAAGTGAGGAGCTGGAAGGAGATCTGGCTTCTGGTGACCAGTCTTTGCCCGTTGGAGTCCTTGGAGCTCAAAGTGAGCGCTTCTCTGCAAACTTGGAAGTAGAAGCTTCTCCACAGACTTCAG gGGCTGAAGTGAATGCTTCCCCACTCTGGAACTTGGCACAGGTGAAAATGGAGCCCCAGGAAAATGAGGAGGCTAATGTACATGGCCATGGGGTCCTAGGCAGTGATGTCTTTGAGGAACCGATGTCAGGCATGAGTGAAGCTGGGATGCCACAGAGCCCCAATGGCTCTGAGAGCAGCTATGGTTCTCATTCTGCTGACAGTCTGATGGGATCCTCGCCTGTCTTCAACCAACGCTgcaagaaaaagatgaagaagatGTGA